The region TTGTAACCTTAAATTAATAACAACATTGGAGGAAGACGTAATGAGCAGCATTGAAGTCGGCGGCAAGAAAATTGAATTGGATGAGGATGGCTTTCTTAAAAATATGGATGACTGGAGCAAGGACGTGGCCTTGGCGCTTGCAAAGACCGAAAGCGTCGATATGACGGAAGCGCATTGGGAGGTGGTGAACTTTCTCAGGGATTATTACCAGGAATACAAGATCGCCCCGATGATCCGGATCCTGACCAAGGCCATCGGGAAGGCCCTCGGCAAGGAGAAGGGGAATACCAAGTATCTCTATGAACTTTATCCCGCCGGGCCGGCCAAACAGGCTTGTAAGATTTCCGGTTTGCCCAAGCCCACGGGCTGCGTATAAGCGGTCCATTTAAAGGGATGGACAGGGGAGCTTCCCCTTGAAGCGCTGACTCCGGTTGTAGAATCCCTGCGCTTATGGGGAGAAAGGTCTGGAAGAAAAAAACGATGCGGGTCGTACATCCGGACTGCCTTTCAAGAGGCGGATAACCCGTGCATGAAGATTCACATTTATGTGATGGAGGTACAATGAAATTCGGAATACTGGTTCAGGAAGGCCCCTATAAT is a window of Nitrospirae bacterium CG2_30_53_67 DNA encoding:
- a CDS encoding sulfurtransferase TusE (transfers sulfur from TusBCD complex to MnmA; involved in thiouridation of U34 position of some tRNAs) yields the protein MSSIEVGGKKIELDEDGFLKNMDDWSKDVALALAKTESVDMTEAHWEVVNFLRDYYQEYKIAPMIRILTKAIGKALGKEKGNTKYLYELYPAGPAKQACKISGLPKPTGCV